A genomic window from Silene latifolia isolate original U9 population chromosome Y, ASM4854445v1, whole genome shotgun sequence includes:
- the LOC141630451 gene encoding uncharacterized protein LOC141630451 has protein sequence MSDRDSRFISMFWMELQEYLGTKLKMSTTFHPATDGQTERTIQTLEDMLRAYLRRSEIEFAVGDKVLLKVSPMKGVMRFGKRCKLSQKYVGPYEILVRVGEVTYRLALPPALGRVHNVFHVSQFGKYVSDPSHILEIKNIELDEKLTYKEVPKEILDTKVRKTRKGEVALVKVLWSNHEVEEATWETEASTREKYLHLFH, from the exons ATGTCAGATAGGGATTCGAGGTTTATATCTATGTTTTGGATGGAGCTGCAAGAATATTTGGGAACtaaattgaagatgagtacaacatttcaccCTGCGACAGACGGCCAGACTGAACGCACCATCCAGACACTGGAGGACATGCTTAGGGCGT ACTTGAGAAGATCTGAGATCGAGTTCGCTGTTGGTGATAAGGTGTTGCTTAAAGTGTCACCAATGAAGGGAGTCATGAGATTCGGAAAGCGATGTAAGCTAAGCCAGAAGTATGTGGGACCATATGAGATTCTAGTTAGAGTTGGGGAGGTAACATACCGtttagcgttaccaccagctttagGAAGAGTCCATAATGTGTTTCACGTATCGCAGTTcgggaagtatgttagtgatccgtcacatatCCTGGAGATTAAGAATATTGAGTTGGATGAGAAATTGACCTATAAGGAAGTGCCTAAAGAAATACTAGACACTAAAGTTCGCAAAACCAGAAAGGGTGAAGTGGCTTTGGTGAAAGTACTGTGGTCTAACCATGAAGtggaggaagctacttgggagacAGAAGCCTCAACGCGCGAGAAATATCTTCATCTTTTTCATTAG